The Populus trichocarpa isolate Nisqually-1 chromosome 11, P.trichocarpa_v4.1, whole genome shotgun sequence genome has a segment encoding these proteins:
- the LOC7455037 gene encoding uncharacterized protein LOC7455037 isoform X1, which produces MKGGRSHRFQTHHQYESHEDWVDGSWTVDCVCGVNFDDGEEMVNCDDCGVWVHTRCSKYVKGEELFTCDKCKRRKNRGNSSNNDDSEETEVAQLLVELPTKTIRLENGGGGNVGPQRKGLRLWTEIPMEERVHVQGIPGGDPGLFSGVSKVFTPELWKCTGYVPKKFSFQYREFPCWDEKERKVEKRSEEENENENMVDKGAGVLFSLSKESVLGMPVADLGDRRGRDEGGGYERKVYSREMKKWESEDGEVRGATFAVKRERSVLRSVVAHSGKRKKEDLGMAKDRSVKKKARTAEKEVEAKKRVFHASKTAFTSTSDAKPLEFYEDRAPKSFKGELQGNKSKHLRDSGIQEQKSDSYIAVENGVEKPNLAVAEQSSEALSLDMSRPHSSTGAGLEEEKSSHDVVVAVESSPKESNVVASAPEHNDCGKQEGNNMLSGNLDDKVEGSTGRDVPALEEPASASPEVMGDQINDNGDAIPSSAQSNVKVEVDDDNSKGGLNRQSSHGDAKDARISYDNISENPKLNGAALGGSSNDHKIQEVGSNLEAVLLCNTGEANKLCDGPCQHKRAEGSIEMQQCLPEPKNTTETAEELSKAGETISSSPALPNQRKIVVCVAKASSVASTVMISQTPSSDNFKTSDTLNFSSNIMQQVIPDCNSSIKKDRATSEIVTEEERYDISKKTVKECPKSSVNSASKVLHSSKSSHTSVPKRTVSDSKDSMLHLSSKASSAQNSGDTAGSLQIESTSHAHSKALASGLPQRSEKFNQSNGQSSSKTSLALSMNPSAPTNSPAALSDEELALLLHQELNSSPRVPRVPRVRHAGGLPHSVSPTATSVLMKRTSSSGAKDHSLASRRKGKDTSKDGFRRFQEPDDEAKKTDRPSSSDQRRQDTGYKADSVSKRGDNGSPTAVNSVKNNIPPASTSTANSGPSSSTEVNDHHLSSRRNSPRNISDEETGTVRAPVHRTLPGLINEIMSKGRRMTYEELCNAVLPHWKNLRKHNGERYAYSSPSQAVLDCLRNRHEWARLVDRGPKTNSSRKKRKFDPDESEDNDYGKVRTAKGEGKNLESQREEVPKGKRKARKRRRLALQGRGIKDVRKRRKADTLTDDDSGLFSNSSNETLYSEDESQEGGAGLAGSEATASSDDTETS; this is translated from the exons ATGAAGGGAGGGCGATCTCACCGGTTCCAGACCCACCACCAGTATGAATCACATGAGGACTGGGTGGATGGGTCGTGGACGGTAGATTGTGTGTGTGGTGTAAACTTTGATGATGGAGAAGAAATGGTGAATTGTGATGATTGTGGCGTGTGGGTACACACGCGCTGTTCAAAGTATGTGAAGGGTGAAGAATTGTTTACCTGTGATAAATGTAAGAGGAGGAAGAATAGgggtaatagtagtaataatgatGATAGTGAGGAGACTGAGGTTGCGCAGTTATTAGTGGAATTGCCGACGAAAACGATTAGGTTAGAGAATGGGGGCGGGGGGAATGTTGGTCCGCAGAGGAAAGGGTTGAGGTTGTGGACAGAGATACCGATGGAGGAAAGAGTTCACGTGCAGGGGATTCCAGGTGGGGATCCTGGGTTGTTTAGTGGGGTTTCAAAGGTTTTTACGCCGGAGCTGTGGAAGTGTACCGGGTATGTGCCGAAAAAGTTTAGTTTTCAGTATAGGGAGTTTCCGTGTTGGGATGAGAAGGAGAGGAAGGTAGAGAAGAGGAGTGAGGAGGAGAATGAGAATGAGAATATGGTTGACAAGGGTGCGGGGGTTTTGTTTTCATTGTCGAAGGAGAGTGTGTTGGGGATGCCAGTGGCAGATTTGGGTGACAGGAGAGGGAGGGACGAGGGTGGTGGTTATGAGAGGAAGGTTTATTCGAGGGAGATGAAGAAGTGGGAGAGTGAGGATGGAGAAGTTAGGGGTGCTACTTTCGCAGTGAAAAGGGAGAGAAGTGTACTTAGGTCAGTTGTGGCGCATTCAGGTAAGCGGAAGAAAGAAGATCTTGGGATGGCCAAGGATCGGAGTGTAAAGAAGAAGGCTCGAACTGCAGAGAAGGAGGTGGAGGCAAAGAAGAGGGTTTTTCATGCTTCTAAAACAG CATTTACGTCCACCAGTGATGCAAAACCATTGGAATTTTATGAAGACAGAGCTCCGAAGTCCTTCAAGGGTGAACTTCAGGGTAACAAGAGCAAGCATTTAAGGGACTCCGGTATTCAAGAACAGAAATCAGATAGTTATATAGCAGTTGAAAATGGTGTTGAGAAGCCCAACTTAGCAGTGGCTGAGCAATCCTCAGAAGCACTGTCTCTTGACATGTCTAGACCTCATTCATCAACTGGAGCTGGATTGGAGGAAGAGAAGTCTAGCCATGATGTTGTGGTTGCTGTTGAGAGTTCTCCCAAAGAGTCTAATGTAGTGGCATCAGCTCCAGAACACAATGATTGTGGGAAACAAGAG GGCAATAACATGCTAAGTGGAAATTTAGATGATAAAGTGGAGGGTTCCACAGGAAGAGATGTGCCTGCACTTGAGGAGCCGGCTAGTGCTTCTCCAGAAGTTATGGGTGATCAGATTAATGATAATGGTGATGCAATTCCAAGTTCTGCACAATCTAATGTTAAAGTAGAAGTGGATGATGATAACTCTAAGGGGGGCTTGAATCGTCAGTCTTCTCATGGTGATGCAAAAGATGCAAGGATATCTTATGATAACATATCTGAAAATCCAAAACTGAATGGTGCAGCATTAGGTGGTTCATCCAATGACCATAAAATTCAAGAGGTTGGCAGCAATTTAGAAGCAGTTCTTCTTTGTAACACAGGTGAAGCTAACAAATTATGTGATGGTCCTTGTCAGCATAAACGAGCTGAAGGCTCAATTGAAATGCAACAATGTCTCCCAGAACCTAAAAACACTACAGAGACTGCTGAAGAACTGTCAAAAGCAGGTGAAACCATCTCAAGCTCTCCAGCACTACCCAATCAGCGTAAAATTGTTGTCTGTGTTGCAAAAGCATCTTCTGTTGCATCCACTGTGATGATCTCCCAAACACCTTCATCTGACAATTTTAAAACTTCAGATACTTTGAATTTTAGTTCTAATATTATGCAACAAGTTATACCTGACTGCAATTCTAGTATTAAGAAAGATCGAGCTACAAGTGAGATAGTGACAGAAGAAGAAAGGTATGACATTTCAAAGAAAACAGTAAAAGAATGTCCAAAATCCTCAGTGAATTCTGCTTCAAAAGTGTTGCATTCAAGCAAGAGTTCACATACATCTGTTCCTAAGAGAACTGTTTCAGATTCAAAAGATTCCATGCTTCACTTATCCTCTAAAGCATCTTCAGCACAGAATTCTGGTGATACTGCCGGATCACTGCAAATTGAGAGCACTTCACATGCTCATAGTAAGGCACTTGCATCAGGTTTACCCCAAAGATCTGAAAAGTTTAATCAGTCTAATGGCCAGTCATCATCTAAGACAAGTCTTGCATTGTCAATGAATCCTTCTGCACCAACCAATTCGCCTGCGGCTTTAAGTGATGAAGAG CTTGCTTTGCTTTTACATCAAGAACTCAATAGTTCTCCTAGAGTACCTCGTGTGCCGCGTGTTCGCCATGCAGGTGGTTTGCCACATTCAGTTTCTCCAACCGCAACAAGTGTGCTGATGAAGCGGACATCTAGTTCTGGAGCAAAAGACCATAGCTTG GCTTCTAGAAGAAAAGGTAAGGATACATCAAAAGATGGGTTTCGCCGTTTTCAGGAGCCTGATGATGAGGCTAAAAAGACTGACAGACCATCTTCTTCTGATCAGAGGAGACAAGATACAGGATATAAAGCTGACTCGGTGTCGAAGAGAGGGGATAATGGATCTCCGACAGCAGTAAATTCTGTCAAGAACAACATCCCGCCTGCCTCCACCTCAACTGCAAACAGTGGCCCATCTTCCTCTACTGAGGTTAATGACCATCATTTGTCATCTAGACGTAATTCACCAAGGAATATTTCTGATGAGGAGACAGGCACTGTTCGGGCTCCTGTTCATCGCACTCTGCCAG GTTTAATCAATGAGATTATGAGCAAAGGCAGACGCATGACATATGAGGAACTCTGTAATGCCGTCTTACCG CACTGGAAAAACTTGAGGAAGCATAATGGAGAACGCTATGCATATTCAAGTCCTTCTCAGGCTGTTCTTGATTGCCTGAGGAATCGGCATGAATGGGCTCGGTTGGTGGATCGTGGTCCCAAG ACAAATTCAAGTAGAAAAAAGCGCAAGTTTGATCCTGATGAATCAGAAGATAATGACTATGGCAAGGTAAGAACTGCAAAAGGAGAAGGCAAAAACCTTGAGTCACAAAGAGAAGAGGTTCCCAAGGGCAAGAGAAAAGCAAGGAAACGAAGGCGCCTGGCACTACAAGGAAGAGGTATAAAAGATGTCAGGAAACGGCGGAAGGCAGATACACTCACTGATGATGACAGTGGCCTATTTTCTAATTCAAGTAACGAGACTTTGTATAGTGAGGACGAGAGTCAAGAAGGTGGAGCAGGTTTGGCTGGAAGTGAGGCCACAGCTAGCTCAGATGATACAGAAACCTCATAG
- the LOC7455037 gene encoding uncharacterized protein LOC7455037 isoform X2, translating into MKGGRSHRFQTHHQYESHEDWVDGSWTVDCVCGVNFDDGEEMVNCDDCGVWVHTRCSKYVKGEELFTCDKCKRRKNRGNSSNNDDSEETEVAQLLVELPTKTIRLENGGGGNVGPQRKGLRLWTEIPMEERVHVQGIPGGDPGLFSGVSKVFTPELWKCTGYVPKKFSFQYREFPCWDEKERKVEKRSEEENENENMVDKGAGVLFSLSKESVLGMPVADLGDRRGRDEGGGYERKVYSREMKKWESEDGEVRGATFAVKRERSVLRSVVAHSGKRKKEDLGMAKDRSVKKKARTAEKEVEAKKRVFHASKTAFTSTSDAKPLEFYEDRAPKSFKGELQGNKSKHLRDSGIQEQKSDSYIAVENGVEKPNLAVAEQSSEALSLDMSRPHSSTGAGLEEEKSSHDVVVAVESSPKESNVVASAPEHNDCGKQEGNNMLSGNLDDKVEGSTGRDVPALEEPASASPEVMGDQINDNGDAIPSSAQSNVKVEVDDDNSKGGLNRQSSHGDAKDARISYDNISENPKLNGAALGGSSNDHKIQEVGSNLEAVLLCNTGEANKLCDGPCQHKRAEGSIEMQQCLPEPKNTTETAEELSKAGETISSSPALPNQRKIVVCVAKASSVASTVMISQTPSSDNFKTSDTLNFSSNIMQQVIPDCNSSIKKDRATSEIVTEEERYDISKKTVKECPKSSVNSASKVLHSSKSSHTSVPKRTVSDSKDSMLHLSSKASSAQNSGDTAGSLQIESTSHAHSKALASGLPQRSEKFNQSNGQSSSKTSLALSMNPSAPTNSPAALSDEELALLLHQELNSSPRVPRVPRVRHAGGLPHSVSPTATSVLMKRTSSSGAKDHSLRRQDTGYKADSVSKRGDNGSPTAVNSVKNNIPPASTSTANSGPSSSTEVNDHHLSSRRNSPRNISDEETGTVRAPVHRTLPGLINEIMSKGRRMTYEELCNAVLPHWKNLRKHNGERYAYSSPSQAVLDCLRNRHEWARLVDRGPKTNSSRKKRKFDPDESEDNDYGKVRTAKGEGKNLESQREEVPKGKRKARKRRRLALQGRGIKDVRKRRKADTLTDDDSGLFSNSSNETLYSEDESQEGGAGLAGSEATASSDDTETS; encoded by the exons ATGAAGGGAGGGCGATCTCACCGGTTCCAGACCCACCACCAGTATGAATCACATGAGGACTGGGTGGATGGGTCGTGGACGGTAGATTGTGTGTGTGGTGTAAACTTTGATGATGGAGAAGAAATGGTGAATTGTGATGATTGTGGCGTGTGGGTACACACGCGCTGTTCAAAGTATGTGAAGGGTGAAGAATTGTTTACCTGTGATAAATGTAAGAGGAGGAAGAATAGgggtaatagtagtaataatgatGATAGTGAGGAGACTGAGGTTGCGCAGTTATTAGTGGAATTGCCGACGAAAACGATTAGGTTAGAGAATGGGGGCGGGGGGAATGTTGGTCCGCAGAGGAAAGGGTTGAGGTTGTGGACAGAGATACCGATGGAGGAAAGAGTTCACGTGCAGGGGATTCCAGGTGGGGATCCTGGGTTGTTTAGTGGGGTTTCAAAGGTTTTTACGCCGGAGCTGTGGAAGTGTACCGGGTATGTGCCGAAAAAGTTTAGTTTTCAGTATAGGGAGTTTCCGTGTTGGGATGAGAAGGAGAGGAAGGTAGAGAAGAGGAGTGAGGAGGAGAATGAGAATGAGAATATGGTTGACAAGGGTGCGGGGGTTTTGTTTTCATTGTCGAAGGAGAGTGTGTTGGGGATGCCAGTGGCAGATTTGGGTGACAGGAGAGGGAGGGACGAGGGTGGTGGTTATGAGAGGAAGGTTTATTCGAGGGAGATGAAGAAGTGGGAGAGTGAGGATGGAGAAGTTAGGGGTGCTACTTTCGCAGTGAAAAGGGAGAGAAGTGTACTTAGGTCAGTTGTGGCGCATTCAGGTAAGCGGAAGAAAGAAGATCTTGGGATGGCCAAGGATCGGAGTGTAAAGAAGAAGGCTCGAACTGCAGAGAAGGAGGTGGAGGCAAAGAAGAGGGTTTTTCATGCTTCTAAAACAG CATTTACGTCCACCAGTGATGCAAAACCATTGGAATTTTATGAAGACAGAGCTCCGAAGTCCTTCAAGGGTGAACTTCAGGGTAACAAGAGCAAGCATTTAAGGGACTCCGGTATTCAAGAACAGAAATCAGATAGTTATATAGCAGTTGAAAATGGTGTTGAGAAGCCCAACTTAGCAGTGGCTGAGCAATCCTCAGAAGCACTGTCTCTTGACATGTCTAGACCTCATTCATCAACTGGAGCTGGATTGGAGGAAGAGAAGTCTAGCCATGATGTTGTGGTTGCTGTTGAGAGTTCTCCCAAAGAGTCTAATGTAGTGGCATCAGCTCCAGAACACAATGATTGTGGGAAACAAGAG GGCAATAACATGCTAAGTGGAAATTTAGATGATAAAGTGGAGGGTTCCACAGGAAGAGATGTGCCTGCACTTGAGGAGCCGGCTAGTGCTTCTCCAGAAGTTATGGGTGATCAGATTAATGATAATGGTGATGCAATTCCAAGTTCTGCACAATCTAATGTTAAAGTAGAAGTGGATGATGATAACTCTAAGGGGGGCTTGAATCGTCAGTCTTCTCATGGTGATGCAAAAGATGCAAGGATATCTTATGATAACATATCTGAAAATCCAAAACTGAATGGTGCAGCATTAGGTGGTTCATCCAATGACCATAAAATTCAAGAGGTTGGCAGCAATTTAGAAGCAGTTCTTCTTTGTAACACAGGTGAAGCTAACAAATTATGTGATGGTCCTTGTCAGCATAAACGAGCTGAAGGCTCAATTGAAATGCAACAATGTCTCCCAGAACCTAAAAACACTACAGAGACTGCTGAAGAACTGTCAAAAGCAGGTGAAACCATCTCAAGCTCTCCAGCACTACCCAATCAGCGTAAAATTGTTGTCTGTGTTGCAAAAGCATCTTCTGTTGCATCCACTGTGATGATCTCCCAAACACCTTCATCTGACAATTTTAAAACTTCAGATACTTTGAATTTTAGTTCTAATATTATGCAACAAGTTATACCTGACTGCAATTCTAGTATTAAGAAAGATCGAGCTACAAGTGAGATAGTGACAGAAGAAGAAAGGTATGACATTTCAAAGAAAACAGTAAAAGAATGTCCAAAATCCTCAGTGAATTCTGCTTCAAAAGTGTTGCATTCAAGCAAGAGTTCACATACATCTGTTCCTAAGAGAACTGTTTCAGATTCAAAAGATTCCATGCTTCACTTATCCTCTAAAGCATCTTCAGCACAGAATTCTGGTGATACTGCCGGATCACTGCAAATTGAGAGCACTTCACATGCTCATAGTAAGGCACTTGCATCAGGTTTACCCCAAAGATCTGAAAAGTTTAATCAGTCTAATGGCCAGTCATCATCTAAGACAAGTCTTGCATTGTCAATGAATCCTTCTGCACCAACCAATTCGCCTGCGGCTTTAAGTGATGAAGAG CTTGCTTTGCTTTTACATCAAGAACTCAATAGTTCTCCTAGAGTACCTCGTGTGCCGCGTGTTCGCCATGCAGGTGGTTTGCCACATTCAGTTTCTCCAACCGCAACAAGTGTGCTGATGAAGCGGACATCTAGTTCTGGAGCAAAAGACCATAGCTTG AGGAGACAAGATACAGGATATAAAGCTGACTCGGTGTCGAAGAGAGGGGATAATGGATCTCCGACAGCAGTAAATTCTGTCAAGAACAACATCCCGCCTGCCTCCACCTCAACTGCAAACAGTGGCCCATCTTCCTCTACTGAGGTTAATGACCATCATTTGTCATCTAGACGTAATTCACCAAGGAATATTTCTGATGAGGAGACAGGCACTGTTCGGGCTCCTGTTCATCGCACTCTGCCAG GTTTAATCAATGAGATTATGAGCAAAGGCAGACGCATGACATATGAGGAACTCTGTAATGCCGTCTTACCG CACTGGAAAAACTTGAGGAAGCATAATGGAGAACGCTATGCATATTCAAGTCCTTCTCAGGCTGTTCTTGATTGCCTGAGGAATCGGCATGAATGGGCTCGGTTGGTGGATCGTGGTCCCAAG ACAAATTCAAGTAGAAAAAAGCGCAAGTTTGATCCTGATGAATCAGAAGATAATGACTATGGCAAGGTAAGAACTGCAAAAGGAGAAGGCAAAAACCTTGAGTCACAAAGAGAAGAGGTTCCCAAGGGCAAGAGAAAAGCAAGGAAACGAAGGCGCCTGGCACTACAAGGAAGAGGTATAAAAGATGTCAGGAAACGGCGGAAGGCAGATACACTCACTGATGATGACAGTGGCCTATTTTCTAATTCAAGTAACGAGACTTTGTATAGTGAGGACGAGAGTCAAGAAGGTGGAGCAGGTTTGGCTGGAAGTGAGGCCACAGCTAGCTCAGATGATACAGAAACCTCATAG
- the LOC7455039 gene encoding polyadenylate-binding protein-interacting protein 12 → MVVGDNASVDLGNISVDSNVSSSSNDQDHHNHNNNAPIQPLYMKVAQVGHHQAHHHDHHHQQRSDGGESYKREIRELQELFSKLNPMAAEFVPPSHSNNNNFGRVNGLSGFNGVNGGFYGNNHISSSSSTTTTNNNNLNLVVNGNGFDRSGQVNGNAARRKKNYGQVKRRISSRTSMAQQEEIVRRTVYVSDIDQQVTEEQLAALFINCGQVVDCRICGDPKSVLRFAFIEFTDEEGAQAALSLSGTMLGYYPVKVLPSKTAIAPVNPTFLPRNDDEREMCARTIYCTNIDRNLTQANIKLFFESLCGEVYHLRLLGDHHHPTRIAFVEFVMAESAIAALNCSGVVLGSLPIRVSPSKTPVRPRGPRITVL, encoded by the exons ATGGTTGTTGGAGATAATGCTAGTGTTGATTTGGGGAATATTAGCGTGGACTCAAAtgtttcatcatcatcaaatgaTCAGGATCATCACAATCACAACAACAATGCTCCGATTCAGCCTCTGTACATGAAGGTTGCCCAGGTGGGCCATCATCAGGCTCATCACCacgatcatcatcatcagcagAGATCAGATGGTGGGGAGAGTTACAAGAGGGAGATTCGAGAGTTGCAGGAGTTATTCTCTAAGTTAAACCCCATGGCTGCTGAGTTTGTGCCTCCTTCACattccaacaacaacaattttgGTAGAGTTAATGGGCTTAGTGGATTCAATGGAGTTAATGGGGGATTTTATGGCAACAACCatatcagcagcagcagcagcaccaccaccaccaacaacaacaacctcaACTTGGTTGTGAATGGAAATGGCTTCGACAGAAGTGGACAAGTTAATGGAAATGCTGCTAgaagg AAGAAAAATTATGGTCAGGTGAAACGTAGAATCAGTAGCAGGACAAGTATGGCTCAACAGGAGGAGATAGTTCGCAGGACTGTGTATGTCTCTGACATTGATCAACAG GTCACTGAAGAGCAACTAGCAGCTCTATTTATTAATTGTGGACAG GTTGTTGACTGTCGTATCTGTGGTGATCCCAAATCTGTACTTCGTTTTGCCTTTATTGAGTTCACTGATGAGG AAGGTGCTCAGGCTGCCTTGAGTCTGTCTGGGACAATGCTTGGATACTACCCTGTGAAAGTGCTGCCCTCCAAAACAGCTATTGCACCGGTTAACCCAACCTTTTTGCCCAGG AATGATGATGAGCGTGAAATGTGCGCAAGAACTATCTACTGTACAAATATTGATAGGAAT CTTACTCAAGCAAATATTAAACTCTTTTTTGAATCACTCTGCGGAGAG GTGTATCACCTGAGGCTGCTAGGAGATCATCATCATCCTACTCGTATTGCTTTTGTGGAGTTTGTTATG GCTGAAAGTGCAATAGCTGCTCTCAACTGTAGTGGTGTGGTTCTGGGTTCATTGCCGATAAG GGTGAGTCCATCAAAGACACCTGTGCGACCACGTGGTCCTCGCATAACTGTGCTTTGA
- the LOC7489086 gene encoding alcohol dehydrogenase-like 3 — translation MAMLLQARRILTQTLPRGNSNSSQAFVKLLGSATRGLHDNVPRSKLFDPNATSGKVITCNAAVVRGPKQPFLMETIRVDPPKKMEVRIKILYTSICHTDLSAWKGENEAQRAYPRILGHEAVGLVESVGEGVTDLKAGDHVIPIFNGECGHCPYCTTKTTNLCQTYRVNPFKSVMENDGKCRFSTMNGEPIFHFLNTSTFTEYSVLDSACAVKIDPNAPLKKMSLLSCGVSTGVGAAWNAANVQAGSSVAIFGLGALGLAASEGARARGASKIIGVDINPEKFDKGKEMGMTDFVNPKDSSKPVHQRIREMTSGGVDYSIECAGNVEVLREAFLSTHDGWGKTVVVGIYPTPKMLPLHPMELFDGRSISGTTFGDFKGKSQLPELAKACMNGVVNLDGFITHELPFEKINEAFQLLGDGKALRCLLHV, via the exons ATGGCAATGCTTTTGCAAGCAAGAAGAATATTGACACAAACCCTGCCTAGAGGCAACTCAAACTCATCTCAAGCCTTCGTTAAGTTACTAGGATCAGCAACGCGGGGCTTGCACGATAATGTCCCGAGAAGTAAGTTGTTCGATCCGAATGCGACGTCAGGGAAAGTCATCACTTGCAATG CTGCCGTTGTTCGGGGTCCGAAACAACCTTTTCTCATGGAAACAATCCGAGTTGATCCCCCGAAGAAGATGGAGGTCCGAATCAAAATCCTCTACACTTCAATCTGCCACACTGATCTAAGCGCTTGGAAAGGCGAG AATGAAGCTCAGCGAGCATATCCTCGAATTCTAGGACACGAAGCTGTTGG GCTGGTTGAGAGTGTAGGTGAAGGTGTCACGGACCTTAAAGCGGGCGACCATGTGATTCCAATCTTCAATGGAGAATGTGGCCACTGCCCCTACTGCACAACTAAGACTACCAATCTCTGCCAAACTTATCGTGTCAACCCGTTCAAGAGTGTGATGGAAAATGATGGGAAGTGTAGGTTTTCTACCATGAATGGAGAGCCCATATTCCATTTTCTCAACACGTCAACTTTCACCGAGTATTCTGTGCTTGATTCTGCCTGTGCTGTCAAGATTGATCCCAATGCTCCCCTCAAGAAGATGAGCTTGTTAAGTTGTGGTGTCTCTACCG GAGTAGGAGCTGCATGGAATGCTGCCAATGTACAAGCTGGATCAAGTGTGGCAATTTTTGGTTTAGGGGCCTTGGGACTTGCA GCTTCCGAAGGAGCACGAGCCAGAGGAGCATCCAAAATAATAGGTGTTGATATCAACCCAGAAAAGTTCGATAAAG GCAAGGAAATGGGAATGACTGACTTTGTAAACCCCAAAGATAGTTCAAAGCCAGTGCACCAG AGAATCAGGGAAATGACTAGTGGAGGTGTGGATTACAGCATTGAGTGTGCAGGGAATGTGGAGGTTCTCCGAGAAGCCTTCTTGTCCACTCATGAT GGCTGGGGAAAGACAGTAGTCGTCGGGATTTATCCCACTCCTAAAATGTTGCCTCTCCATCCAATGGAGTTGTTTGATGGTCGGAGCATCTCTGGGACAACCTTTGGAGACTTCAAGGGAAAGAGCCAACTTCCTGAACTTGCCAAAGCCTGCATGAACGGG GTTGTGAATCTAGATGGGTTCATCACGCATGAACTTCCGTTTGAGAAGATAAATGAAGCGTTCCAGCTGCTCGGTGATGGGAAGGCACTGAGATGTCTTCTTCACGTTTGA
- the LOC18103462 gene encoding alcohol dehydrogenase-like 3, with product MAMLLQARRILTQTLPRCNSNSSQAFVKLLGSASRGLHDNVPGSKLFDPNATSGKVITCNAAVVRGPKQPFLMETIRVEPPRKMEVRIKILYTSICHTDLSAWKGENEAQRAYPRILGHEAVGLVESVGEGVTDLKAGDHVIPIFNGECGHCPYCTTKTTNLCQTYRVNPFKSVMENDGKCRFSTMNGEPIFHFLNTSTFTEYSVLDSACAVKIDPNAHLKKMSLLSCGVSTGVGAAWNAANVQAGSSVAIFGLGALGLAASEGARARGASKIIGVDINPEKFDKGKEMGMTDFVNPKDSSKPVHQRIREMTSGGVDYSIECAGNVEVLREAFLSTHDGWGKTVVVGIYPTPKMLPLHPMELFDGRSISGTTFGDFKGKSQLPELAKACMNGVVNLDGFITHELPFEKINEAFQLLGDGKALRCLLHV from the exons ATGGCAATGCTCTTGCAAGCAAGAAGAATATTGACACAAACCCTGCCGAGATGCAACTCAAACTCATCTCAAGCCTTCGTTAAGTTACTAGGATCGGCGTCTCGGGGCTTGCACGATAATGTGCCGGGAAGTAAGTTGTTCGATCCGAATGCGACGTCAGGGAAAGTCATCACTTGCAATG CTGCCGTTGTTCGGGGTCCGAAACAACCTTTTCTTATGGAAACAATCCGAGTTGAACCCCCGAGGAAGATGGAGGTCCGAATCAAAATCCTCTACACTTCAATCTGCCACACTGATCTAAGCGCTTGGAAAGGCGAG AATGAAGCTCAGCGAGCATATCCTCGAATTCTAGGACACGAAGCTGTTGG GCTGGTTGAGAGTGTAGGTGAAGGTGTCACGGACCTTAAAGCGGGCGACCATGTGATTCCAATCTTCAATGGAGAATGTGGCCACTGCCCCTACTGCACAACTAAGACTACCAATCTCTGCCAAACTTATCGTGTCAACCCGTTCAAGAGTGTGATGGAAAATGATGGAAAGTGTAGGTTTTCTACCATGAATGGAGAGCCCATATTCCATTTTCTCAACACATCAACTTTCACCGAGTATTCTGTGCTTGATTCTGCCTGTGCTGTCAAGATTGATCCTAATGCTCACCTCAAGAAGATGAGCTTGTTGAGTTGTGGTGTCTCTACTG GAGTAGGAGCCGCATGGAATGCTGCCAATGTACAAGCTGGATCAAGTGTGGCTATTTTTGGTTTAGGGGCCTTGGGACTTGCA GCTTCCGAAGGAGCACGAGCCAGAGGAGCATCCAAAATAATAGGTGTTGATATCAACCCAGAAAAGTTCGATAAAG GCAAGGAAATGGGAATGACTGACTTTGTAAACCCAAAAGATAGTTCAAAGCCAGTGCACCAG AGAATCAGGGAAATGACTAGTGGAGGTGTGGATTACAGCATTGAGTGTGCAGGGAATGTGGAGGTTCTCCGAGAAGCCTTCTTGTCCACTCATGAT GGCTGGGGAAAGACAGTAGTCGTCGGGATTTATCCCACTCCTAAAATGTTGCCTCTCCATCCAATGGAGTTGTTTGATGGTCGGAGCATCTCTGGGACAACCTTTGGAGACTTCAAGGGAAAGAGCCAACTTCCTGAACTTGCCAAAGCCTGCATGAACGGG GTTGTGAATCTAGATGGGTTCATCACGCATGAACTTCCGTTTGAGAAGATAAATGAAGCGTTCCAGCTGCTCGGTGATGGGAAGGCACTGAGATGTCTTCTGCACGTTTGA